The proteins below come from a single Gemmatimonadota bacterium genomic window:
- the rplF gene encoding 50S ribosomal protein L6 — MSRVGRMPVPVPDGVKVSVDAGVFTAKGKLGEMKVKIVRDMTVAIEGAEVLVTRPSDSKTHRSLHGLTRSLVNSAVVGVSQGFSKTLEIVGVGYRAELKGKDLLLNLGFSHPVLVKPPEGVQFSTPKQTEIIIQGIDKQAVGQVAAEIRKLRPPEPYKGKGVKYQGEIIRRKAGKSAAAA; from the coding sequence ATGTCAAGAGTCGGCAGAATGCCTGTTCCCGTCCCGGATGGGGTCAAGGTGTCGGTGGACGCCGGGGTTTTCACCGCGAAGGGGAAGCTCGGCGAAATGAAAGTGAAGATCGTGCGGGACATGACGGTCGCCATCGAGGGCGCGGAAGTTCTGGTCACGCGGCCTTCTGACAGCAAGACCCACCGCTCGCTCCACGGACTGACGCGGAGCCTGGTGAACTCGGCGGTCGTCGGAGTGTCACAGGGTTTCTCGAAGACGCTGGAGATTGTGGGCGTGGGTTACCGCGCGGAACTGAAGGGGAAGGATTTGCTCCTGAACCTCGGCTTCTCGCACCCCGTTCTCGTCAAGCCGCCGGAGGGAGTCCAGTTCTCCACTCCGAAGCAGACCGAGATCATCATTCAGGGAATCGACAAGCAGGCCGTGGGGCAGGTGGCGGCAGAGATCCGCAAGCTGCGCCCGCCCGAGCCGTACAAGGGCAAGGGCGTCAAGTATCAGG
- the rpsH gene encoding 30S ribosomal protein S8 has translation MAMSDPVADMLTRIRNAGQVGQKRTDIPASKLKLEIARVLQKERFISNYKFVAGDGPQGIIRVYLKYTPGEEFVINGLQRVSRPGLRRYCPASDVPRVFGGMGITILSTSRGIMTGREAQRVGVGGEILCSVW, from the coding sequence ATGGCGATGTCAGATCCCGTCGCGGACATGCTGACCCGGATTCGCAATGCGGGCCAGGTTGGGCAAAAGCGGACGGATATTCCGGCTTCCAAGTTGAAGCTGGAGATCGCCCGGGTTCTCCAGAAGGAGCGTTTCATCTCGAACTACAAGTTCGTGGCTGGAGACGGCCCGCAGGGGATCATCCGCGTCTATCTGAAGTACACCCCTGGCGAGGAGTTCGTGATCAACGGGCTTCAGCGGGTCTCCCGGCCCGGGCTTCGCAGGTACTGCCCGGCATCGGATGTCCCGCGCGTGTTCGGGGGCATGGGAATCACCATTCTCTCCACTTCCCGCGGCATTATGACCGGGCGGGAAGCCCAGCGTGTCGGGGTTGGTGGCGAGATTCTCTGTAGCGTCTGGTAG
- a CDS encoding type Z 30S ribosomal protein S14 — translation MAKKALIEKAKRSPKFRVRAYNRCRRCGRPRAFMRDFGICRICFRELAHLGQIPGIVKSSW, via the coding sequence GTGGCGAAGAAAGCCCTGATTGAGAAGGCGAAGCGAAGCCCCAAGTTCCGGGTGCGGGCGTACAACCGCTGCCGGCGTTGCGGAAGGCCTCGTGCCTTCATGCGGGACTTTGGAATCTGCCGGATCTGCTTCAGGGAGCTGGCGCACCTGGGCCAGATTCCTGGAATCGTGAAGTCGAGCTGGTAG
- the rplE gene encoding 50S ribosomal protein L5, producing MVPRMKEEYAQDVVPALMKKFSYGNIMMVPRLEKITVNMGVGEAFQNPKALEEASATLRTITGQQPTIRKARVSIANFKLREGMKVGTMVTLRRDMMWEFYDRLVSMAIPRIRDFRGLPTTCFDGRGNYTLGLREQIAFPEVNMDRLSVIRGMNITLVTTAGTDEEGLEFLRLLKFPFRRN from the coding sequence ATGGTCCCGAGGATGAAAGAAGAATACGCGCAGGATGTGGTGCCCGCGCTCATGAAGAAGTTCTCTTACGGGAACATCATGATGGTGCCGCGTCTTGAGAAGATCACCGTCAACATGGGGGTTGGCGAGGCTTTCCAGAACCCGAAGGCTCTGGAGGAGGCTTCCGCGACCCTCCGCACGATCACGGGACAGCAGCCCACGATTCGCAAGGCGAGGGTGTCGATCGCCAACTTCAAGCTGCGCGAAGGCATGAAGGTGGGGACCATGGTCACGCTGCGCCGCGACATGATGTGGGAGTTTTACGATCGTCTTGTGAGCATGGCTATTCCCCGAATCCGGGATTTCCGGGGATTGCCGACCACCTGCTTTGACGGCAGGGGAAACTACACGCTGGGCCTCCGGGAGCAGATTGCCTTCCCGGAGGTAAACATGGACCGCCTGTCCGTGATTCGGGGGATGAACATCACCCTTGTGACCACGGCGGGGACGGACGAGGAAGGGCTGGAGTTTCTCCGGCTGCTCAAGTTCCCGTTCCGCAGGAACTAG